The following are encoded in a window of Sphaerisporangium siamense genomic DNA:
- a CDS encoding DUF397 domain-containing protein: MGSRWATTTERHGWENSPRPLVIDDQCEFRESLLASRPSPGLPRVLSEGREVVKGRQAPGKHSPSRRRGPSGRRPWKNSPERSEGPLPGGERNHSFHRKDGSRLEESTPISWRESSYSNSNGGNCVEVATHSEGVAVRDSKNPGGPHLQVSPDAWTAFLNTLRM; the protein is encoded by the coding sequence GTGGGCTCACGGTGGGCGACCACGACGGAGCGGCACGGGTGGGAAAACTCACCCCGGCCACTGGTTATCGACGATCAATGCGAGTTCCGCGAGTCGCTCTTGGCATCCCGGCCTTCGCCCGGTCTGCCGCGTGTTCTCTCCGAAGGACGCGAGGTCGTGAAGGGCCGCCAGGCCCCTGGGAAACACAGTCCGAGCCGAAGGCGAGGCCCATCGGGCCGGAGGCCCTGGAAAAACAGCCCCGAGCGGAGCGAGGGACCATTACCGGGCGGAGAGAGAAACCACAGCTTTCATCGCAAGGATGGCAGTCGATTGGAAGAATCAACTCCAATTTCGTGGCGTGAATCCTCGTACAGCAACTCGAACGGCGGGAACTGCGTCGAGGTCGCGACACACTCCGAGGGCGTGGCCGTTCGTGACAGCAAGAACCCCGGCGGCCCCCACCTTCAGGTGTCGCCTGATGCCTGGACGGCGTTCTTGAACACGCTCAGGATGTAG
- a CDS encoding RNA polymerase sigma factor, giving the protein MRLKRPGPAGLPGDPEAFEAFYRRHLDEVTRFLARRVDDPHTVADLVAEVFMAVIDSAHTYRPALGSETAWLYGVARNTLLAERRRAARELRAKSRIAGRRLLDADDVARLEERIDAESPAREALLAMRELPDGERAVLELVVADQLTLPEAAAALGIRQGTARVRLHRARRSLRRVPGVVPPLLMKGQP; this is encoded by the coding sequence GTGCGCCTCAAACGACCGGGGCCGGCGGGGTTGCCCGGTGATCCGGAGGCATTCGAAGCCTTCTACCGGCGCCACCTGGACGAGGTGACCCGATTCCTGGCCCGCCGCGTGGACGACCCCCACACGGTCGCGGACCTCGTCGCGGAGGTCTTCATGGCCGTGATCGATTCGGCGCACACCTACCGTCCCGCCCTCGGCAGCGAGACCGCCTGGCTGTACGGCGTGGCGCGCAACACCCTGCTGGCCGAGCGGCGCCGGGCCGCGCGGGAACTGCGCGCCAAAAGCCGTATCGCCGGCCGCAGGCTGCTCGACGCCGACGACGTCGCGCGCCTGGAGGAGCGGATCGACGCGGAGAGCCCCGCGCGCGAGGCGCTCCTGGCCATGCGCGAGCTGCCGGACGGCGAGCGCGCGGTGCTGGAGCTCGTCGTGGCCGACCAGCTCACCCTCCCCGAGGCCGCCGCCGCGCTCGGCATCCGGCAGGGCACCGCCCGCGTACGGCTCCACCGGGCCAGGCGCTCGCTGCGGCGGGTCCCCGGCGTCGTGCCGCCCCTCTTGATGAAAGGACAGCCATGA
- a CDS encoding ROK family protein, which translates to MASRESGAVLAIDIGGTKFAAGLVGADGEIIVARRVATPPGGDAGTLWTALTGLVDTVVREGNDRPVIGVGVGCGGPMTWPDGEVSPLNMPGWRGFPLRERLAGRFPGVPVRVHNDAVCVAVAEHWRGAGRGSADMLGMVVSTGVGGGLVLGGRLIDGGTGNAGHIGHVVVDPDGPACECGGRGCLEAVARGPALATWALSHGWLSGRAQPSGPAAAAPGGEGAQRPEAPGEDLLRSGLPGEEVLRSRVPGEDVLRSRVPGEDVLRSGVPGEDVLRSGVPGEDVLRSGVPGEDVLRSGVPGEDVLRSGVPGEDVEGAGVVSSRPEGDRGSEVLYVEAERASGRRLAEDAAAGDPVARAAFARAGRALGIAIASATSLCDLGLVTVGGGLSQAGPLLFDPLEHALREHARLAFAARVRVVPAALGQDAGLIGASALILAADHYWTAPDPR; encoded by the coding sequence GTGGCGTCGCGTGAATCCGGTGCGGTGCTGGCGATCGACATCGGCGGCACCAAGTTCGCCGCGGGCCTCGTCGGCGCCGACGGCGAGATCATCGTGGCCCGCCGCGTCGCGACCCCGCCCGGCGGCGACGCCGGGACGCTGTGGACGGCGCTGACCGGACTGGTGGACACGGTCGTGCGCGAGGGGAACGACCGGCCCGTGATCGGCGTGGGCGTCGGCTGCGGCGGGCCGATGACCTGGCCCGACGGCGAGGTGTCCCCCCTCAACATGCCCGGGTGGCGCGGCTTCCCGCTGCGCGAACGGCTCGCCGGGCGGTTTCCAGGGGTGCCGGTGCGCGTCCACAACGACGCCGTGTGCGTGGCCGTCGCGGAACACTGGCGCGGGGCCGGGCGGGGGAGCGCCGACATGCTCGGCATGGTCGTCTCCACCGGGGTCGGCGGCGGCCTCGTCCTGGGCGGGCGTCTGATCGACGGCGGCACGGGCAACGCCGGACACATCGGCCACGTCGTGGTGGACCCGGACGGCCCCGCCTGCGAGTGCGGCGGCCGCGGCTGCCTGGAGGCCGTCGCCCGCGGCCCCGCCCTCGCCACCTGGGCCCTCTCCCACGGCTGGCTCTCCGGCCGCGCCCAGCCCTCCGGCCCGGCCGCCGCTGCCCCAGGCGGCGAGGGTGCCCAACGGCCGGAAGCGCCTGGCGAGGACCTTCTGCGGTCCGGGCTGCCTGGCGAGGAAGTTCTGCGGTCCAGGGTGCCGGGTGAGGACGTTCTGCGGTCCAGGGTGCCGGGTGAGGACGTTCTGCGGTCCGGGGTGCCGGGTGAGGACGTTCTGCGGTCCGGGGTGCCGGGTGAGGACGTTCTGCGGTCCGGGGTGCCGGGTGAGGACGTTCTGCGGTCCGGGGTGCCGGGTGAGGACGTTCTGCGGTCCGGGGTGCCGGGTGAGGACGTCGAGGGGGCCGGCGTGGTCTCCTCGCGGCCGGAGGGCGACCGGGGATCCGAGGTGCTGTACGTGGAGGCCGAGCGGGCGAGCGGGCGCAGGCTGGCCGAGGACGCGGCGGCCGGGGACCCGGTCGCACGGGCCGCCTTCGCCCGCGCCGGCCGGGCGCTGGGCATCGCCATCGCCTCGGCGACAAGCCTGTGCGACCTCGGCCTGGTCACCGTCGGCGGCGGACTCTCCCAGGCAGGCCCGCTGCTCTTCGACCCCCTGGAGCATGCCCTGCGCGAGCATGCGCGCCTGGCGTTCGCCGCCCGCGTCCGCGTCGTCCCCGCCGCCCTCGGCCAGGACGCCGGCCTGATCGGCGCCTCCGCCCTGATCCTGGCCGCGGACCACTACTGGACCGCCCCAGACCCCCGTTGA
- a CDS encoding helix-turn-helix domain-containing protein — translation MAQAQRIEIMTSPTVKRRRLSHVLRQLRQSADLTATEAAKRLEWDPSKVARMERNQWKLPNVHDIRLLLDLYGVTDGRQREVLITLARESRQRGWWANYEDVFRSSLPDFEAGASVIRTYEALLIPGLLQTAAYAAAIWRAGQVLDEHTDHVIERHVQARLARQQVLTRESPPQLLTVIDEAALIKVVGGPTVMREQLHHLIRMAASANVTIQVLPNSSGAHAAMTGGFAIMDFSSPADDPSLVYMETATENLWLETPEKHQQYALIFSRVQASALSPEESVTCLSTHMDGYGR, via the coding sequence ATGGCCCAAGCTCAGAGGATCGAAATCATGACAAGTCCGACCGTCAAACGGCGACGGCTGTCCCACGTCCTCCGTCAACTACGGCAATCCGCAGACCTCACCGCAACCGAAGCCGCGAAGCGTCTTGAATGGGACCCTTCCAAGGTCGCCCGAATGGAACGCAACCAATGGAAGCTCCCCAATGTGCATGACATCCGCCTTTTGCTGGACCTCTACGGTGTCACTGATGGACGTCAAAGGGAGGTACTGATCACTCTCGCCAGGGAGTCACGCCAGCGCGGTTGGTGGGCGAACTACGAGGATGTGTTCCGCAGTTCGCTGCCGGACTTCGAGGCAGGCGCCTCTGTCATCAGAACGTACGAGGCGCTACTCATTCCGGGCCTGCTACAGACTGCAGCGTACGCTGCCGCCATCTGGCGAGCAGGGCAAGTACTTGACGAGCACACGGACCATGTGATCGAGCGCCACGTACAGGCGAGGCTCGCAAGACAGCAAGTTCTGACCCGCGAGTCGCCTCCTCAACTACTGACCGTGATTGACGAAGCAGCGCTCATCAAGGTCGTCGGTGGCCCAACGGTGATGCGAGAGCAACTTCATCACCTCATCAGGATGGCGGCCAGCGCAAATGTGACGATCCAGGTTCTTCCCAATTCATCTGGGGCGCACGCCGCCATGACCGGCGGCTTTGCGATCATGGACTTCTCGTCACCCGCAGACGACCCAAGCCTCGTGTACATGGAGACCGCCACCGAGAACCTCTGGCTGGAGACACCCGAGAAGCACCAGCAGTACGCGCTCATCTTCAGTCGGGTGCAGGCATCGGCGTTGTCGCCGGAAGAGTCAGTCACCTGCTTGTCCACTCACATGGATGGATATGGGAGGTAG
- a CDS encoding ATP-binding protein — protein MAEHVAPRKWDAAERASARQLDQMEPAWCVMYGVGSRRFYAIATWHVLRPLIVQARAVEELRTLMREAERAASSPPVVPSLVPSQTSVTAWRTPPSLPGAPMPATSDGLRTVCWDLPDDLSVIGEARRLVGHTLAAWRLGHLTDDVILVVDEFLANAVTHGEPPIRLSLWGTPAELCVRVTDHGADLPRHLDLGIDAVHGRGLIIVAALADEHGVTPLAEGPGKSVWARWRQTTRSGGDPHAASVTRTAEAPSADNV, from the coding sequence ATGGCCGAGCACGTTGCTCCGCGAAAATGGGACGCTGCCGAGCGGGCCTCCGCTCGGCAGCTCGACCAGATGGAGCCCGCGTGGTGCGTCATGTACGGCGTGGGCAGTAGACGGTTCTACGCCATCGCCACGTGGCACGTGCTGCGACCGCTCATCGTTCAGGCGCGTGCCGTCGAGGAATTGCGCACGCTGATGCGGGAGGCCGAGCGGGCCGCGTCTTCGCCGCCTGTGGTGCCGTCCCTCGTACCTTCTCAGACCTCTGTCACGGCGTGGCGTACCCCGCCATCCCTTCCAGGAGCACCTATGCCCGCTACGTCGGACGGCTTGCGTACCGTCTGCTGGGATCTTCCCGACGATCTTTCAGTGATCGGCGAGGCTCGCCGGCTGGTCGGGCACACCCTGGCGGCCTGGCGACTCGGGCACCTCACGGACGACGTGATCCTCGTCGTCGACGAGTTCCTGGCGAATGCCGTGACCCACGGCGAGCCGCCGATCAGGCTCTCCCTCTGGGGCACTCCGGCGGAGCTGTGCGTCCGTGTCACCGATCACGGTGCTGATCTGCCCCGTCACCTTGATCTCGGTATCGATGCCGTGCACGGTCGTGGGCTGATCATCGTGGCCGCCCTGGCCGATGAGCATGGTGTCACCCCGCTGGCGGAAGGTCCCGGCAAGAGCGTCTGGGCCCGATGGCGGCAGACCACACGAAGCGGGGGCGATCCCCACGCGGCCTCCGTCACCCGTACGGCCGAGGCACCGTCCGCTGACAATGTGTGA
- a CDS encoding DUF397 domain-containing protein — MDMGGRTSLTKNMPLIWRKATRSGANDNCVEVAVLPDGYRAIRDSKNPGGALMRSSGDAWEHFIGSLKANGFR, encoded by the coding sequence ATGGATATGGGAGGTAGAACGAGCTTGACTAAGAACATGCCTCTTATTTGGCGCAAAGCCACGCGAAGCGGAGCCAACGACAACTGCGTTGAGGTGGCGGTACTCCCAGATGGGTACCGAGCGATTCGCGACTCCAAGAACCCGGGCGGAGCGCTCATGCGTTCGTCCGGCGATGCGTGGGAGCACTTCATCGGGAGCTTGAAGGCCAACGGGTTCAGGTGA
- the ilvA gene encoding threonine ammonia-lyase encodes MARPEVTYDDVVAARELLDGVIVPTPLLHSRVLSEMVGGPVYLKCENLQRAGSFKVRGAYVRIARLSKEERGRGVVAASAGNHAQGVALASGLLGCKATVFMPHGAPLPKVEATRSYGADVIFAGTVVDEALTAARKHAEETGAVFIHPFDHPDVVAGQGTVGLEIVEQLPEVGTITAAVGGGGLAAGVALAVKSMRPGVKIVGVQAERAAAYPASLAAGHPVVVDPVSTMADGIAVGRPGDITFEMIHYLVDSVVTVSEETLSRALLLCLERTKLVVEPAGVAGVAALLELPRAFEPPVVAILSGGNIDPLLLSRVLRHGLSVAGRYLAFRIRLPDHPGALATLLARLADLGANVLDVGHERVNPRLHLDEAEVLLHLETRGPIHCDEVLTGLRRFGYKLIFT; translated from the coding sequence ATGGCACGCCCTGAGGTGACCTACGACGACGTGGTCGCCGCCCGTGAACTGCTGGACGGTGTGATCGTCCCGACGCCGCTGCTGCATTCCCGGGTCCTTTCGGAGATGGTCGGCGGGCCGGTGTACCTGAAGTGCGAGAACCTGCAACGGGCGGGCTCGTTCAAGGTGCGCGGGGCCTATGTCCGCATCGCCCGGCTGTCGAAGGAGGAGCGGGGGCGGGGCGTGGTGGCCGCGAGCGCGGGCAACCACGCCCAGGGCGTCGCGCTGGCGTCGGGGTTGCTCGGCTGCAAGGCGACGGTGTTCATGCCGCACGGCGCGCCGCTGCCCAAGGTCGAGGCCACGCGCTCCTACGGCGCGGACGTGATCTTCGCGGGCACCGTCGTGGACGAGGCGCTGACCGCCGCCCGCAAGCACGCCGAGGAGACCGGGGCCGTCTTCATCCACCCCTTCGACCACCCCGACGTCGTCGCGGGTCAGGGCACGGTCGGGCTGGAGATCGTCGAACAGCTCCCCGAGGTCGGGACGATCACGGCGGCCGTGGGCGGCGGCGGGCTCGCGGCGGGGGTCGCGCTCGCGGTCAAGTCGATGCGCCCCGGTGTCAAGATCGTCGGGGTGCAGGCCGAGCGGGCCGCCGCCTACCCGGCCTCGCTCGCCGCCGGGCACCCCGTCGTGGTGGACCCCGTGTCCACGATGGCGGACGGCATCGCGGTCGGCCGTCCCGGCGACATCACCTTCGAGATGATCCACTACCTGGTCGACAGCGTGGTCACGGTCTCGGAGGAGACGCTGTCCCGGGCGCTGCTGCTCTGCCTGGAGCGCACGAAGCTCGTGGTCGAGCCCGCGGGAGTGGCCGGGGTGGCGGCGCTGCTGGAGCTGCCCCGGGCCTTCGAGCCTCCCGTGGTGGCCATCCTCTCCGGCGGCAACATCGACCCGCTCCTGCTGTCCCGGGTGCTGCGCCACGGCCTGTCCGTCGCCGGCCGCTACCTGGCCTTCAGGATCCGCCTCCCCGACCACCCCGGCGCCCTGGCCACCCTGCTCGCCCGCCTCGCCGACCTCGGCGCCAACGTCCTGGACGTCGGCCACGAACGCGTCAACCCCCGCCTCCACCTCGACGAGGCCGAGGTCCTCCTCCACCTGGAAACCCGAGGCCCCATCCACTGCGACGAAGTCCTCACCGGCCTCCGCCGCTTCGGCTACAAACTCATCTTCACCTAA
- a CDS encoding M1 family metallopeptidase, giving the protein MQLKRPTRLTTAVLSAAMIGASACAPSDGATMPSAAPAASGTQAAGAGDTIGAAGIGDPDFPKDGNGGYDVAHYGLKLAYDPPTKNLSGVANVTAKAVQELTRFNLDLHGFTVRRVTVDGRQATFAREGDELAVKPVTTIKKGASFQVAVDYGGRPDPVRNSSNLGTYGFIPTKDGAFVTSEPNGAKTWFPCNDHPADKATFDFDVTVPTGLTVIANGELRGVPVKGGPTTTFSWRESHPMATYLATITLGRFDVKTGKTAAGIPVYAATDPEFRRQLDFLYTTSAKVTDHWSTVFGPYPFSSTGGVIDDFSSGYALENQTKPMYGGFDPDQSIIAHELAHQWFGDSLSITRWKDLWLNEGFATYAEWLWTEQNGGPTAAKTFEDYYAAKNSPMWRYPPGVAQRHDLFNTSVYIRGAMTLQVLRDRIGDKTFFDLIRTWTSQHKYGSVTTADFIKLAESTSGKPLGDLFNAWLYKAERPTLR; this is encoded by the coding sequence ATGCAGCTCAAGCGGCCCACGAGGCTCACCACGGCCGTGCTGTCCGCCGCCATGATCGGAGCGAGCGCCTGCGCGCCCTCCGACGGCGCCACGATGCCCTCGGCGGCCCCTGCCGCGAGCGGCACGCAGGCCGCCGGGGCCGGCGACACGATCGGCGCGGCGGGCATCGGCGACCCCGACTTCCCCAAGGACGGCAACGGCGGCTACGACGTCGCGCACTACGGACTCAAACTGGCCTACGACCCGCCCACCAAGAACCTCTCCGGCGTGGCGAACGTCACGGCCAAGGCCGTCCAGGAGCTCACGCGGTTCAACCTCGACCTGCACGGCTTCACCGTGCGCCGCGTGACCGTCGACGGCAGGCAGGCCACGTTCGCCCGCGAGGGCGACGAGCTGGCCGTCAAGCCCGTCACGACGATCAAGAAGGGGGCGTCGTTCCAGGTCGCGGTGGACTACGGCGGCAGACCCGACCCCGTGCGCAACTCCTCCAACCTCGGAACTTACGGGTTCATCCCCACCAAGGACGGCGCGTTCGTCACCAGCGAGCCGAACGGCGCCAAGACCTGGTTCCCGTGCAACGACCACCCGGCCGACAAGGCGACGTTCGACTTCGACGTCACCGTCCCCACGGGGCTCACGGTCATCGCCAACGGCGAGCTCCGCGGCGTCCCGGTCAAGGGCGGGCCGACCACCACCTTCTCGTGGCGCGAGTCCCACCCCATGGCCACCTACCTCGCGACGATCACCCTCGGCAGGTTCGACGTCAAGACCGGCAAGACCGCCGCGGGCATCCCGGTGTACGCCGCCACCGACCCGGAGTTCCGCAGGCAGCTCGACTTCCTCTACACCACCTCCGCCAAGGTCACCGACCACTGGTCCACGGTCTTCGGGCCGTACCCCTTCTCGTCCACCGGCGGCGTGATCGACGACTTCTCCTCCGGCTACGCCCTGGAGAACCAGACCAAGCCCATGTACGGCGGCTTCGACCCCGACCAGAGCATCATCGCCCACGAGCTGGCCCACCAGTGGTTCGGCGACAGCCTCAGCATCACCCGCTGGAAGGACCTCTGGCTCAACGAGGGCTTCGCCACCTACGCCGAGTGGCTGTGGACCGAGCAGAACGGCGGCCCCACCGCCGCCAAGACCTTCGAGGACTACTACGCCGCCAAGAACTCCCCGATGTGGCGCTACCCGCCCGGCGTCGCCCAGCGGCACGACCTCTTCAACACCTCGGTCTACATCCGCGGCGCCATGACCCTCCAGGTCCTGCGCGACCGCATCGGCGACAAGACCTTCTTCGACCTGATCCGCACCTGGACGTCCCAGCACAAGTACGGCAGCGTCACCACCGCCGACTTCATCAAGCTCGCCGAATCCACCTCCGGCAAGCCCCTCGGCGACCTCTTCAACGCCTGGCTCTACAAAGCCGAACGCCCGACGCTGCGCTGA
- a CDS encoding ribonuclease domain-containing protein, translating into MHTPRHVRPHWPARLLVVLAALISMVALVGVTPATASVYGSCTIARCDDARYARSVWAGKGFPTSAGWYSWPDGKYNYTGGRFYNREGQLPSGATYNEYDVYSRARGASRDAYRIVVNRSTGATWFSPNHYTDFYRL; encoded by the coding sequence GTGCACACCCCGCGACACGTCCGCCCGCACTGGCCCGCACGGCTCCTCGTCGTGCTCGCCGCCCTCATCTCCATGGTCGCCCTGGTCGGCGTCACGCCCGCCACCGCGTCCGTGTACGGCTCCTGCACCATCGCGCGGTGCGACGACGCCCGTTACGCCCGGTCCGTCTGGGCCGGCAAGGGCTTCCCCACCTCGGCCGGCTGGTACTCCTGGCCGGACGGCAAGTACAACTACACCGGCGGGCGGTTCTACAACCGGGAGGGTCAGCTTCCCAGCGGGGCCACCTACAACGAGTACGACGTGTACTCTCGGGCGCGCGGCGCCTCGCGTGACGCGTACCGCATCGTCGTCAACCGCAGCACCGGCGCGACCTGGTTCTCGCCGAACCACTACACCGACTTCTACCGCCTCTAG
- a CDS encoding serine/threonine-protein kinase, with protein sequence MTFRVGGARVPEDDPPDPADVRTPADLIVKLNLLRAWGGGLSLREVSRRAKELKLCDLPPTSLHDLLRSDRLPPLDRVEALVTVFGVDPSPWVRAWRRVAGTQTTQMLERSQLLRLGSYSFEPERGPVSMTLRRPSRATPSARPSLETLRGEGDDEGYKATINHASGEPRVAGTPPVTPPEVPHPPPAPTAPTGAEPVKPLRPHDPTVLGRYRLTGLLGEGGQGVVYLAEDPEGRIAAVKMLHGRMQGESRSRERFVREMDAARRVPPHSIAKVLDADVHADVPYIVSEYVPGPSLQRTVGEQGPFGPDALHRLAIATAAALTSIHAAGVVHRDFKPSNILLGPDGLRVIDFGVATHHGLAPTATDGIIGTPVFMAPETLNGARVGTAADVFAWAGVLLFAATGSPPFGDGPLAAIVHRVITQEPQNLAVLPEPLLAIARACLAKTPEDRPTIREVLLSLTESPMPGPPPGSLPLPEDDNPTNLIRRPTPPPNQPPTRQRPPWTALTNMFRRTR encoded by the coding sequence ATGACCTTCAGGGTCGGCGGCGCCAGAGTCCCCGAGGACGACCCGCCCGATCCGGCCGACGTCCGCACACCCGCGGACCTGATCGTCAAACTGAACCTGCTGCGGGCATGGGGCGGCGGCCTGTCGCTGCGCGAGGTGAGCCGGCGGGCCAAAGAGCTGAAGTTGTGCGACCTTCCGCCCACCTCGCTGCACGACCTGTTGCGCAGCGACCGCCTGCCGCCGCTCGACCGGGTCGAGGCGCTGGTGACCGTCTTCGGCGTGGACCCCTCGCCCTGGGTGCGCGCCTGGCGGCGCGTCGCGGGAACCCAGACGACCCAGATGCTGGAACGCTCACAGTTGCTGCGCTTGGGCTCCTACTCGTTCGAGCCCGAGCGAGGGCCGGTCTCGATGACACTCCGCCGGCCCTCAAGGGCGACGCCGTCCGCGCGGCCTTCCCTGGAGACCCTCCGCGGCGAAGGTGACGACGAGGGATACAAGGCGACGATCAACCACGCGAGCGGGGAACCCCGTGTCGCCGGAACGCCCCCGGTCACGCCGCCCGAAGTGCCGCACCCGCCCCCGGCGCCCACGGCGCCGACCGGCGCCGAACCGGTCAAGCCGCTGCGCCCGCATGATCCGACGGTCCTGGGCCGCTACCGGCTCACGGGGCTGCTCGGAGAAGGCGGACAGGGCGTGGTCTACCTGGCCGAGGACCCGGAGGGCCGGATCGCGGCGGTCAAGATGCTGCACGGCAGGATGCAGGGCGAATCACGGTCACGGGAGCGGTTCGTCCGCGAGATGGACGCCGCCCGGCGGGTCCCCCCGCATTCCATCGCCAAGGTCCTGGACGCCGACGTGCACGCCGACGTGCCCTACATCGTGAGCGAGTACGTGCCCGGGCCTTCGCTCCAGCGAACGGTCGGCGAGCAGGGCCCGTTCGGCCCGGACGCCCTGCACCGTCTCGCCATCGCCACCGCGGCGGCGCTGACCTCCATCCACGCCGCGGGGGTCGTCCACCGGGACTTCAAACCCAGCAACATCCTGCTGGGCCCCGACGGGCTCCGGGTGATCGACTTCGGCGTCGCCACGCACCACGGGCTGGCCCCGACCGCCACGGACGGCATCATCGGCACTCCGGTGTTCATGGCCCCGGAGACGCTGAACGGCGCCCGGGTCGGCACGGCCGCCGACGTCTTCGCCTGGGCCGGGGTCCTGCTCTTCGCCGCGACCGGCTCCCCGCCGTTCGGAGACGGCCCCCTCGCGGCCATCGTCCACAGAGTGATCACTCAGGAGCCGCAGAACCTCGCTGTGCTGCCCGAACCGCTGCTCGCCATCGCCCGCGCCTGCCTGGCCAAGACGCCGGAGGACCGCCCCACCATCCGCGAGGTCCTCCTCAGCCTCACCGAGTCCCCGATGCCCGGCCCACCCCCCGGCAGCCTCCCTCTCCCCGAGGACGACAACCCCACCAACCTGATCCGCCGCCCCACCCCCCCACCGAACCAGCCCCCCACCCGCCAGCGACCGCCCTGGACCGCCCTCACGAACATGTTCCGCCGCACCCGCTGA
- a CDS encoding barstar family protein — protein MPSRPLPHWLTVSIDPVPVVADGRACETRAAFFTEVARVLRLPGYFGHNWDALTDCLRDVTAAGKVTFVVEHAESLLAAEPPEQFAVFLDVMATAAADGLGLTLCTVPPHEPALLHRIATALS, from the coding sequence ATGCCCTCGCGCCCGCTGCCGCACTGGCTGACGGTCTCCATCGACCCCGTCCCCGTGGTCGCCGACGGGCGCGCCTGCGAGACCCGTGCCGCCTTCTTCACGGAGGTGGCTCGGGTCCTCCGCCTTCCCGGCTATTTCGGCCACAACTGGGACGCCCTCACCGACTGCCTGCGCGACGTCACCGCCGCGGGCAAGGTGACCTTCGTCGTCGAGCACGCCGAGAGCCTTCTCGCCGCCGAGCCGCCCGAGCAGTTCGCCGTCTTCCTGGACGTCATGGCCACCGCCGCCGCCGATGGCCTCGGCCTCACCCTGTGCACCGTGCCGCCCCACGAGCCCGCCCTTCTCCACCGCATCGCCACCGCCCTCTCCTGA
- a CDS encoding FIST signal transduction protein, producing the protein MAVLTSRFADGLAVDSDLVLAAERAVRQALSGLSGPPDLVCFFICGEDPEEVTRAGLRAMRMAPGAEVIGCSATGVIGDSQGVEHTSAVSAWAASLDGGRATTFVLETLRMEDRFVIIGLPDRDPDDQVAVLLADPYSFPTDAFVEHSSDVLGDLPLVGGLANGMRGQGSVRLFARGEMYTEGAIGVMLSGPIHVSTVVSQGCRPIGPTMVVTRSEDNLLLELAGQPALARLEDIVSGLDEDDRELVASGLQIGIAMDEYAEIHERGDFLIRGILGIDPEREAVAVGDVLDIGQSVRFQVRDAAAADEDLYELLDAHAEERGRIDGALLFSCNGRGSAMFGSPDHDALALHDTLGPIGMAGFFAAGEVGPVAGHNHVHGFSASILVFSSAPGRPGGGERAARRV; encoded by the coding sequence GTGGCAGTGCTGACGAGCCGGTTCGCGGACGGTCTCGCCGTGGACTCCGACCTGGTGCTGGCGGCGGAGCGCGCCGTGCGCCAGGCGCTCTCCGGCCTGTCGGGTCCTCCCGACCTGGTGTGCTTCTTCATCTGCGGAGAGGACCCCGAGGAGGTCACCCGCGCCGGCCTGCGCGCCATGCGCATGGCGCCCGGGGCCGAGGTCATCGGCTGCAGCGCGACCGGCGTCATCGGCGACAGCCAGGGCGTCGAGCACACCTCCGCCGTCAGCGCCTGGGCGGCCAGCCTGGACGGCGGCCGCGCGACCACCTTCGTGCTGGAGACGCTCCGCATGGAGGACCGGTTCGTGATCATCGGGTTGCCCGACCGCGACCCCGACGACCAGGTGGCCGTCCTGCTCGCCGACCCGTACAGCTTCCCCACCGACGCCTTCGTCGAGCACTCGTCCGACGTCCTCGGTGACCTCCCGCTGGTCGGCGGCCTGGCCAACGGCATGCGCGGCCAGGGGTCCGTCCGCCTGTTCGCCCGCGGCGAGATGTACACCGAAGGGGCGATCGGCGTCATGCTGAGCGGCCCCATCCACGTGAGCACCGTGGTGAGCCAGGGCTGCCGCCCGATCGGCCCCACCATGGTCGTCACGCGCTCCGAGGACAACCTGCTGCTCGAACTGGCGGGCCAGCCCGCGCTCGCCCGGCTGGAGGACATCGTCAGCGGCCTCGACGAGGACGACCGCGAGCTGGTGGCCTCCGGCCTGCAGATCGGCATCGCGATGGACGAGTACGCGGAGATCCACGAGCGGGGCGACTTCCTCATCCGCGGCATCCTCGGCATCGACCCCGAGCGCGAGGCCGTGGCCGTGGGGGACGTCCTCGACATCGGCCAGAGCGTCCGCTTCCAGGTCCGCGACGCCGCCGCGGCCGACGAGGACCTGTACGAGCTGCTCGACGCGCACGCCGAGGAGCGCGGCCGTATCGACGGCGCGCTGCTGTTCTCGTGCAACGGCAGAGGCTCGGCCATGTTCGGCAGCCCCGACCACGACGCGCTCGCCCTGCACGACACGCTCGGGCCGATCGGCATGGCCGGGTTCTTCGCCGCGGGCGAGGTCGGGCCGGTCGCCGGCCACAACCACGTCCACGGCTTCTCGGCCTCGATCCTGGTCTTCTCCAGCGCTCCGGGCCGTCCCGGTGGCGGCGAACGCGCCGCACGCCGCGTCTGA